A region of the Haematobia irritans isolate KBUSLIRL chromosome 5, ASM5000362v1, whole genome shotgun sequence genome:
CTGACCTGCTACGATTTTCCTTTCAGATATAGGATTATTACACCTCATTCTTAAATAAATCCAAATGCTATTGGTAGCTTGTGGACAGTATGTTGAACTATCAATAAAGGAATATCATATAGCTGTCATTTTTAACTTAGCAGATGTACCAATGTGATGTTGGTCACAGTCATGTCACGTGACTGCCATATAAAATGTTCCTCCATCTCATTTCTGGAGCgccttaaaaacaaaacatctcTATATTGAAATTCATGTAGCACATCAATGGCTCTTATGGTCCATATTTTAACCGTAAGCTCCAAAGGCTTTCCATTTTATCAGATATTTGAAACACGAGGTCTAGAGCCTGACAACCCTCCTTACTATTACATTTACCTGAATTAGGATCTGACGTTCTGATAGCTCAGACGTGTCTTATTGAGCTTTTCTGTATTGTTACTAAAAAAGATTTCAAATCTTTTATATCGAGCTTAGACTTCCGTaccagttttataaaaaaaatctaaaaaagtaatatcaaagttttatatagaatcaTGCCAACTAGGGCTATGAGTTCCGGAATTAAACTACTTGTGCTTTCTTCCATACCTCCATTTCAAACACACACCAATACACATCAGCTAATATACCGACTTAtgattttacacaaaaaatttcatcatgCAAATGTTGTTTATTTCATCATCCTTCAAAGTATCAAGCAAGCCGGCTTTTGCTCAATCTATAAAAGACACAAGCAATCGCTGCAACATTTTTAGTTCAACGATGACACACAAAGTTTCTACAAAGACCACAAAATACTTTAACAAATAtgtgtataaaataaaactaaaataattctaaaatatttttatagattgcAAAAAGGAACCAATCGACTCATCATCGGTGATTGTTTGCTGTTATCCTAGAAAATAGGAAATGTTTGACAGTGCTCACCAAGATCAGAAATTCTTTAggcgaaaataaatacaaaggcTTTTTAATTCCGTCTCAACGTAACGTCTTTGAAGCTCGGTGCCGGAAATATGAAACCAGCAATAGGCAACAATATGAGTGGCAGCAGTGACGGTGGTGGAAATACTCCATCTTCACCAGGAAGTGATTGCTTTCCGGATATCGTACAACCACGTACAGATTACTCCAGCATAAGaggcaaaaaagttttggtaTCACCAACCGAGGAACAGTTTGAGTTGCTAAAGAAACGTTTGGAGGAACGTACAGAGGACAGTCgtggagagaccatatacgaaattGGCGTGGGAGAAGGTTTGTTGGATCAAAGGATTTCCTTATAAATGTGAATATTCTATGATCTAAATATTAGATGGTGGCGATAGTGGATTGGACGAGGACGAATATCAGGCAGCTGTAGCAACTTTACAGTCTCTGGCCACCACAATTGATGCCGATATGGTTTTGTTGAGGCAACGTAAAATGGAGAAGGGCATGACAGGTCAATATTTAATACGCAAACGTGTTGACACATCAGACTTCATGGAAATAAGGTATGTATTGCGTTAGCCATTTGAACCAGGACATAAGGAGTgagttttatgtttttgtttttcatgctCAGAGTTGCTGTTGTTGGTAATGTAGATGCTGGTAAATCTACTCTTTTGGGAGTTTTGACTCATGGCGATCTGGACAATGGTCGTGGTCATGCACGTCAACGTTTGTTTAGACACAAGCATGAAATGGAAAGTGGGCGCACCAGTTCTGTAGGCAATGATATTTTAGGTGAGTATAATTATGATGAAAACAGTAGATACAAACTTAGTACAAGTTGTTTATTTGACACGTTATTTCTGAAAAAGCGTACcaccagatttttttttttcaaatgtagggggaacatttttttgtttgtttctcacTATAGTAGAGAGAGCACTAAATTTTCAGTTAGTTTAGATAAAATCGATTCCATTGCTGTAGAGCTGGAGTCTGGAAAAGTTGACCgtcaattttgaaattaaatttcgattttgaaaaattcgaatttCCTTTCCAAATATTAAGAATATGGTAAAgcgatttttgtacttttaaaatttgaaaaataaaatttaaaaaaatcgatttttcttaTTATTAGGAGGTCAGGGATTTGCTGAGATAAAATGAAATATAGATACATGGTATTAGGTCTACAGCATAAGTATGAATAAGGGATCGCATGAAAGATAATGCATTTGCACGCGTGTGGATTCAGCATTGTGAGCTATGATAAATTAAAGGAATAAACAAATGGATGAATTCCTATTAAAACCCAGAAGGAAACTAGTCAAGTGCATGTGAGTTAGATAGAGAGAATCCAGTTATGTACTTCCCTATTGGAAATGAATCTACCTTAGGACTGGTACAAGAATATTTCTTGGAGTCTATAGACCTGTCCCAATTTTGGTCAAAACATAAGGAAGAAAACGGTTTTGGGTTTGTCATCGAtagggtaaatttacattttcggACACGACTTGGATTCATTCCAAAGTGTCAGTCCTGAAGCAGTCTAATAGGGCCGGTCCTTAGCCAGGTTCCCATAAACGACTCATGAACAACCTACTGTTTTAAGATGTGTTTTTTATAGCACATGAGCCAGTCACAAATACCTCTTTGTACGTCGAAGTGTTTTGAGTAGGGGGCCACCATAGTGCATGCACGCATGTCTGTCTTACAAAGGAGCTTGGGTacaattccagtttcgaccgaacgccATAAAGTTTTTCCGCGATagtttatcccctctcagtatttgtcgtgatatttctgagtgtaatAAAGCTTCTCATAGTGGTTTcattgtaatgtggaacgccgttcgggctaTAAAAAGtttcccttgtcattaagctacaCAGAGATAGGAGAAAAGTTCGCCAATATGGACTGAATAATTCAAGCGAGCCTGAAATaacaggctgccactatacctacctAATCTAAGTGTTTCGATGTTAATACTAAAATACAATTCAATTGTGACGATTAGAGTGTAACTCGTTTTCCTTGTATTCAAAATGAAGATGTGTTCAGTGTTATTTGGTACTTGTGGgttgttaatgttttttttttttttttttaattatttgcaatcatttCCGCATTCACAGGTTTCGATAGTGTTGGAAATGTGGTAAATAAACCAGATCACGGTACTTTAGATTGGGTTAAAATTTGTGAGAAATCGGCCAAGGTGATAACATTTATCGATTTAGCGGGACATGAACGTTATTTGAAGACAACCGTATTTGGAATGACTGGTCATGCCCCGGATTTTGGCATGTTAATggtaaaattctaaaataaaagTCGAATGCCATAACagtaatatattttctatttagaTTGGAGCAAATGCTGGCATAGTTGGAATGACTAAGGAACATTTGGGTCTAGCTTTGGCTCTTTCCGTGCCCGTATTTGTAGTGGTTACAAAAATTGATATGTGTCCTCCAAATGTCCTacaagacaatttgaaattactctttaaaatattgaaatcacAAGGATGCCGTAAAGTTCCCGTAATGGTAAAAACACCCGACGAAGTTGTGCTTAGTGCCACTAATTTTGTATCCGAAAGGTTGTGCCCCATCTTCCAAGTATCGAATGTGACgggagaaaatttgaatttacttAAAATGTTTTTGAATCTGCTAACAACGCGAATGTCTGGCCAAGATTCTTCACCGGCCGAGTTTCAGATTGATGATACCTATTCAGTGCCGGGTGAGTAGAGAAGCGGGAGTTTGaaactaataataaaaataaattctctaAGGTGTGGGTACTGTGGTCTCCGGAACTTGCCTACAAGGTCTCATAAAATTGAATGATGTCCTAATGTTGGGCCCTGATCCTCTGGGTAACTTTTTGCCAATTGCTGTAAAAAGCATTCATCGAAAACGTATGAATGTGAAAGAAGTAAGAGGCGGACAAACAGCTAGTTTTGCTCTGAAGAAAATTAAAAGATCTCAAATACGTAAAGGTATGGTTATGGTTAGTCCAGAATTGAAACCTCAAGCCTGCTGGGAATTCGAAGGAGAAATTCTTGTCTTGCATCATCCAACTACCATATCATCACGCTATCAGGTAAAGAATTTGATACAATggatattaaaaaagaaaagattTTTGAAACCAAAACTATGTTTCCATTATTAGGCAATGGTACATTGCGGTTCCATACGCCAGACGGCATCCATTGTAAATATGTCCAAGGAATGCCTACGAACAGGAGATAAGGCTCATGTTAAGTTCAGATTTATCAAACATCCGGAATATATTAGACCCGGCCAAAGAATGGTTTTCCGCGAGGGACGCACGAAAGCTGTTGGTAATGTTCTCAAACCTATAACAAATTCACAAGCGGCCCAAAATCGACCGAAACCGAATAAAATGCAATCACGCACCCAAGGTCAAGGTAGTTCACAACATAATACGGTGCCGCaaaatcaaaaccaaaatccAAATGTACAGGCTGCGGCATCTCAACCCGCTATAAATAAAACAACTAACGAAAATGACTTGAAATCCCACAAATCCGATGGGGTTCTGGAGGCTACTGTTGATAAAAGGGACAGCACTCGCTTGAATACCAAACGCAATAGCAAAAGATTAAATGGGACAATGGGGGCAGGCGCAACAACATCTAATGAGACGCCGTCGTCACAAAATCCCAGCGTCTCCACTAACCCCCAACTAACTGGAAAAGTACAGTAAAGATTTAtgttataaaagaaaaaaaaaattgccagcaATTTAGTTGAATAAGTCGCAAAGAACTTAAGAGGCAAATCTATTATCTCTAAAGGAAcccaaaatataaatacaaagatGAATCGCTACGAATGTACAAAGtaaacatttatattttaacCATCATCAAAGAAGAACTACTATTTTGCTACTTGCGTAAAAGTGAAAATGAAGAtacgatgaagatgaaatcgGCTTTAATTTAccatctttttttaaatttaatttaattttttttggcaaaagttttacgTGTTCTCATTAAATAAGAGCCActaaaatgaaatataattggctattgttttttttagtatttttacatttttttgattAATGCTGAATTACTTTTCGTTGTTTAAAGTATTCTCATAGagtgaagttttaagaaaaatgtaTTCATTTGGAAACAACattaaaagtttttgaaaaaataaattatgttaATGTGTTTTTAATTTACCAATGGTATTATTCAAGTTTTTAAAGCTTaatgtcaaatttgaaacttcttcgtccaACGTTTTATTAACCGTAAAACACCACACAAGTCCTTATGCTCTATCggaatttaataaaatcaacCAAAGGTGAGTCAAATAATTGCttttgaaaatctaaaataaaataataagccGTGATAAATCTAAGAGCGATTTCGtttgggaaaaaatattttgccttcGTGTTACACACTGATTCTTCTCTTATTGTATTTTTACCAgatgaattttacaattttgagaatattgcaCCTTTTATtcgaatcgaaatcgccataatagTTGACAAACTGGGTGAGCAGTTTTCCTCAACTCAGcttcgatttggttgaaatttccgAATACTAGAGCCCAATGATTGTTCTTCCCTTT
Encoded here:
- the GTPBP1 gene encoding GTP-binding protein 1: MKPAIGNNMSGSSDGGGNTPSSPGSDCFPDIVQPRTDYSSIRGKKVLVSPTEEQFELLKKRLEERTEDSRGETIYEIGVGEDGGDSGLDEDEYQAAVATLQSLATTIDADMVLLRQRKMEKGMTGQYLIRKRVDTSDFMEIRVAVVGNVDAGKSTLLGVLTHGDLDNGRGHARQRLFRHKHEMESGRTSSVGNDILGFDSVGNVVNKPDHGTLDWVKICEKSAKVITFIDLAGHERYLKTTVFGMTGHAPDFGMLMIGANAGIVGMTKEHLGLALALSVPVFVVVTKIDMCPPNVLQDNLKLLFKILKSQGCRKVPVMVKTPDEVVLSATNFVSERLCPIFQVSNVTGENLNLLKMFLNLLTTRMSGQDSSPAEFQIDDTYSVPGVGTVVSGTCLQGLIKLNDVLMLGPDPLGNFLPIAVKSIHRKRMNVKEVRGGQTASFALKKIKRSQIRKGMVMVSPELKPQACWEFEGEILVLHHPTTISSRYQAMVHCGSIRQTASIVNMSKECLRTGDKAHVKFRFIKHPEYIRPGQRMVFREGRTKAVGNVLKPITNSQAAQNRPKPNKMQSRTQGQGSSQHNTVPQNQNQNPNVQAAASQPAINKTTNENDLKSHKSDGVLEATVDKRDSTRLNTKRNSKRLNGTMGAGATTSNETPSSQNPSVSTNPQLTGKVQ